ACTTCCGACGTTGGGCATGCGGTGGTCCTGGGTTTGGGTGATGGGTTAGTCGGGGTCCTGGATAGTCTGCCGGACGCGGACGTACGCGTACGCGCACATCGCTAGCAGGATCGTCGAGCTCAGCAGGATCGGCAGTGTGGCCGTCCAGGATGCGGCGGAAGCGAGCGCTGCCACACCGATGGTCAGAGCGCCGCAGGCCTGGATGGAGAGGGCGGCCACCTTCGGGGCAGCTTCGGTCGTGCTGCGGCTCCACTGGTGTCCGATCAGCAGGAGCAGCGCTCCAGGGAGCAGCAGGAACATCACGGTCACGGTAGGTGGTCTCCTGACTGTCGTCGGCCGCGATTGAGGAACGGTAGGCGCCAGTCCGTTGTTGCTAGATAATATAGATTATCCATCAAATGCGGAAGGGGTGATGGTGGCCGGGGGGCCGTAGAAACACTCCGGGGCGTGATGCCTTCGCGGTGCCCAACGCACTGTCGGACATAGAGGTGTCCCATGTGCGGTCGCCACTGGCGGCATGGCGTTGCTCTGTAATGGACACGGCATTCGCGTGTCACTGCGACACTGTGGCGGCCGATCCGCAGTGATCGAACCAGTGGCTGGAATCGCCGTCGGTGACGGCTTCGCGGCGTCTCGCCCGAGACTGGGGTCGGATCGACTTTCCGGACACGCCGCGCCCGGTATCGACGATCGGAGCAGAGGGATCGGTCATCACATGCAACGTCCGAAAATCACTAGTTAACATAACGAGGCATTATCGGCCGCATCGCTTTGTCGATCTCTTGACCACAGGTGATTACGAGGTCGCCGTCGACTCCTCCGTCCCACCCGGTGTCGTCACCGCTTCCGCGGTCATCAGACGCGTGATCTCCTCCCGGTCCGCCTGCGACGGCAGTCCCCACCCGTCTCGGTAGCCGTACAGCTCCCGCAGGGTGACGGCGCGTCGATTGCCGTCGGCGATCTCGATGTCGTCGACAGTGATGAGGCCGGGATGCGCCACACCCGTCGCCTGCGCGATCTTGAACACGTCGCGGCGGAGGGCTTCGATGTAGTCGGCGACGCGGTCGGCCTTGGTCGGGACGTCGAGTCCTCGGGTGAGCCAACGGTTCTGCGTCGCCACTCCGGTGGGGCACCGGTCGGTATGGCATTTCTGCGCCTGGATGCATCCGATCGAGAACATCGGTTCGCGGGCGACGTTGACCATGTCGCATCCGAGTGCCATCGCCACCACCGCGTTGTCGGGCAGGCCGAGTTTGCCGGCACCGATGAAGGTGACGTCGTCGGTCAAGCCGGCTTCGGCGAATGTCGCGTAGACCCGCGCGAAGCCGCTGCGGAACGGAAGCGATACGGCGTCGGCGAACACCAATGGTGCAGCGCCGGTTCCACCTTCGCCGCCGTCGATGGTGACGAAGTCGACTCCGCGGTCGGTCTCGCTCATCTGGCGTGTGAGTTCGTCCCAGAAGGTCGTGTCGCCCACGGCGGACTTGATCCCCACGGGAAGTCCCGTTTCGGCTGCGAGCAGTTCGACCCAGTCGAGCAGGCTGTCGATGTCGTGGAACTCCGTGTGCCGCGACGGGCTCACGCAGTCCTTGCCGACGGGGATTCCACGGACCTCGGCGATCTCCGGGGTGACCTTGGCTCCGGGTAGCAATCCGCCCAGTCCGGGCTTGGCGCCTTGGCTGAGTTTGATCTCCAGGGCACGCACGGGTGCCGATTCGACGACCCGCTTCAGTCGTGCGAGGTCGAAGTGTCCGTCCTCGTCGCGGCACCCGAAATAGCCGGTGCCGATCTGGAAGATCAATTCTCCGCCGTTGCGGTGGTACGTCGTCAGGCCGCCTTCACCGGTGTTCTGCAGGCATCCGGCCGTCCCGGCACCCCGGTTGAGTGCTTCCACGGCGGCACCGGACAGCGAACCGAAGCTCATCGCCGAGATGTTGACGAACGACTCGGGACGGAAGGCACGGGTACGTCCCCGGGCAGCGCCGAGCACCTTCGCGGACGGGAGCGACACCTTGTCGCCCCCGTGAGGGGCACTCGACGGCGGCAGGTCCGAGAACGTGCGGTGCTTGATGATCGTGTACCCGTCGGTGTACTCGATGTCGTTGTCGCTGCCGAATCCGAAGGTGTTGGTGACGTTCTTCGACGAAGCGTATATCCACCGGCGCTGATCGCGGTTGAACGGCCGTTCCTCGTTGTTGTTCGTCGTGATGTACTGCCGCAGTTCGGGTCCCAGCGACTCCAGCAGATAGCGACCGTGCCCGAGAATCGGGAAGTTGCGTAGCAGCGAATGTCGCTTCTGCACAAGATCGTAGGCACCGACAGCGGCCGCCGCAGCGGCCGGGATTCCGAGCATTTTCGACCGTCCCATTTCCCGAGAGTACGTCCGGGTGGGGCTGCGCGATGCGGGTCCGGGCGTAATCGCCGACCCGTTTCGGCAGGCGGCGGACCGGGGTACTCCTCGGCAAATCGTGCGTGGGGAGAGGTGATCGAATGCGGAACCGTGACCGGCGGGCCGACTACGACGAAGGCGACCTCGAGGTCGAAGACCGGAAGAAGGCCGCAGCGGGTGTCACCGGCGTCGCCGTGGCGGTGAAGCGATCCCTCGAGCAGATGGGGCTGGTGCGTTCGGTCGAGGCACTGCTCGAGTTGAACCAGGCCGAAGGGTTCGACTGCCCGAGTTGCGCGTGGCCCGATCCCGACCCCGGTCATCGCAAGATCGCCGAGTTCTGCGAGAACGGCGCCAAGGCCGTCGCCGAGGAGGGCACCAAGCGACGTGCCGACCCGAGCTTCTTCGCCAGGTACAGCATCGCGGAACTGGCCGAGCACAGCGAGCTGTGGCTCGGCAAGCAGGGCCGCATCACGCATCCGATGGTCAAGCGGCCCGGCGCCACGCACTACACCCCGATCGAGTGGGACGAGGCCTTCACCCTCATCGGTGAACAGCTGAAGTCGCTGGACAGCCCCGATCAGGCCACCTTCTACACGTCCGGACGGGCATCGAACGAAGCGGCCTTCGTGTACCAGCTGTTCGCGCGGGCGTTCGGGACCAACAATCTGCCCGACTGCTCGAACATGTGCCACGAGTCCACGAGCATCGCGCTGCAGGAGTCGATCGGCATCGGCAAGGCCAGCGTCACGCTCGACGATGTGCACTACGCCGAGCTGATCATCCTGCAGGGGCAGAACCCCGGCACCAACCACCCGCGCATGCTCACCGCACTCGAAGAGGCCAAGCAGAACGGCGCGAAGATCCTGACGATCAACCCGCTGCGCGAAGCGGGGCTGGTCAACTTCCGGAACCCGCAGACACCGCGCGGGGTGCTCGGTCGGGGAACGGATCTGTCCGACCTGCATCTGTCGATCAAGGTGAATGGCGACCTCGCGCTGTTGCAGGCGTTCGGGTCGCTGCTCGTCGAATGGGACGCGCTCGACCACGACTTCGTGCAGAGCCGCACCCGGGGATTCGACGAATGGGTCGAACACGTCCGGGACATCGACTGGGACGAGGTGGTCGCCGCGACCGGCCTGTCGCGTCAGCAGATCACCGAGGCTGCGCAGATGCTGCGACGCTCGAAGGCAACGGTCTTCTGCTGGGCCATGGGCCTGACTCAACACCGCAACGCGGTCGCGACCATCAAGGAGATCTGCAATCTCGCATTCGCGCAGGGCAACATCGGTAAGCGCGGCGCCGGCCTCATGCCCGTGCGCGGACACTCGAACGTCCAGGGCGACCGCACGATGGGGATCTGGGAACGCGCACCGCAGAGTTTCCTCGACGCGGTCGAGAAGGAGTTCGGTTTCGATCCTCCTCGTGAGAACGGTTACGACACGGTCGATTCGATCAAGGCGATGCGCGACGGCAAGGTGCGGTTCTTCCTCGGCCTCGGCGGCAACTTCGTGCAGGCGGCACCCGACACCGCTGTCACCGCGGAGGCGATGGCAGGTATCGACATGACGGTGCACATCTCGACGAAACCCAATCGTTCCCATCTGGTCTGCGGCAGAACGGCATTGATCCTCCCTACGCTCGGGCGTACCGACAAGGACGTCCAGGCCTCGGGACCGCAGTTCGTGTCGGTCGAGGACACGACGTGCGCGGTCCACGCCTCCCGAGGACCGCTGAAACCGCCCAGCGAGCACGTGCGTTCGGAGGTCGCGATCATCACGGGCATCGCCGAGGCCACGCTCGGCGACCGCTACGGGATCGACTGGAAGGCGATGCGCGACGACTACGCGAACATCCGCTCGCGCATCTCCCGCGTCGTCCCGGGTTGTGAAGGGTACGAGGTCAATGTCCGGCGTCCGGGAGGGTTCATCCTGCCGCATCCGCCCCGCGACACCCGAAGCTTCGAGACCGATTCGGGTAAAGCGGAATTCGCCGTCTCGCCGGTGGAGGTGGTTCAGGTCCCGCCGGGGCATCTGTTGCTGCAGACGATGCGCAGTCACGACCAGTTCAACACCACCATCTACGGCCTCAGCGACCGCTACCGCGGCATCGAGGGCGGCCGTCGCGTCGTGTTCATGCACCGGGACGACATCGCCGCACTGGGTTTCGACGACGGAGACTTCGTCGACCTGTTCACACGATGGGACGGCGACGACCGCGAACGGTGCGCCACGAGGTTCCGGATCGTCGAGTACGACCTGCCGAGGGGAAGTGCGGCCGCCTACTATCCGGAGACCAACCCTCTCGTCCCGCTCGATTCGACTGCACTGAAGAGCAACTGCCCCACCTACAAGTCGATCGTGATCTCCCTGACGCCCGCCGGAAGTCGCGACGACGAGTGCCCGGATGTGCTCGGAACCGCGCCCGCGGGATCGGACTGGTCGCACAAGACGACCCCGGAGCCGAAGCACCTGTCCTGACCGGCGGTCAGGACGCCTCGAATGCTCCTTCGCGCAGCAGTGTTTCGGCCGTCACGAAGGCCGCAGCGCGTCGCCTCACGGTGGGCGGTGCCGGTGGGTTGCCGTTCCACTGGTCGAACAGGGTGCTCAGGCTCAGTGCGATGCGCTCCGGCGACTCCCAGTGACGCCACGCATCGAAATCTTTCGTGAGCAAGAGTTTCCGTGCTGTTTCGAGCGGGGTGAGTCCGGCCCGGTGATGATCCTGGGCGGCATCGCGCAGCCACAGCCAGTAGTCGCGCAGTGCTCGGATCTCCGCCGCACCGCAGGTCGGTCCGTGTCCGGGCACGTACACCGCGGCGTCCCAGCCGAGCAGACGGTCGAGCGCCGACAACCAGTTGTCGAGCGGGCCGTGCCACAGGATCGGCGTCGACCCGATGAACAGCAGGTCGCCGGTGAAGACGACCCCGGCATCGGCCACGCGGACGACGAGGTCGCCGGCCGTGTGGCACGGTCCGAGTTGCTCGAGTTCGATCGTGCGACCACCGATGTCCAGTGAGGTGGCGGTCGCGAAGGTCGTGTCGGGCATCCGCGGGGTGCGGCGCGGGAATCGGGCACCGCCGCGGACCCGCGCCATGTAGGCACCGGCCGCACCGATGGGGCCGGGGACGCGCCGGATCAGGGAGCCCGTGCCGGCCAGCACGGTGAGGGCGCGCGGTGGGAGATCCTCGCGCATCCCGTCCAGTGCGGCGGCGCTGGTGGTGATCCGCGCGTCGGGCGGCAGCGTGTCGTTGCCCCACCAGTGGTCACCGTCGCTGTGGGTGTTCACCGCGTCGGTGATCGGAGCATCGGCGACCAGCGGTGCCTGCGCCTCGGCGATGCGCTGCGCCCATGCGACGTCCCATGCGGTATCGACGACCAGCGACGCCGTTCCCGGTGCGACGACCAACCCGGTGTTGGCCTCACCCCAACCGCCCGGGGTGCGCACGAACGCCCAGACCCCGTCACCGACCTACTGCAATCCACTCATGTCGACCTCCCGGCCCGCCACCCTACCGAGGTGTCCGTTTCGTGCGCCTTCGGCTCGGGTAGCCGACGATCAACCGTCATCCACAGGAGCCGACAGACATGAGACTCAGTACCGTTCTCGCGACCGCCGCTGCCACCACGACCACCGCGATCGTCGGATCGATCGCCTCCCAGGACACGGACTCCCGGTGGTACCGCAAGTTGCGCAAGCCCGGTTTCCAGCCTCCGGCCGCGGCGTTCCCGATCGTCTGGACGGCGCTGTATGCCGATATCGCTGTCACCTCGGCCGTCGCGATCGACGAGTACACCGACGCCGACGACTACGCGGGTCGTCGCAACTACATCGCGGCTCTGGCTACGAATCTCGTTCTCAACGCGTCGTGGTCGTGGGTGTTCTTCAAGTGGCATCGGTTGATGCCTGCCACTGTGGTCGCCGCCCTACTCGCCGCCAGTACCGCAGATCTGACCCGCCGGACGGCCGAGGCGAATCCGGCTGCGGGGGCCGCGCTGGCTCCGTACTCGGCGTGGACGGCGTTCGCTACGCTGCTGACCGGACGGATCGCGCAGCTCAACCGCTGATCCGCGTGAGTCAGGACGGTAGATCGCGTTCGTGACATACGCGGCGACGTCGGCGTGGGTCATGTGCCGGGCGGGGAGAGCAACTGGCTGAAGACCACGCCCACCATGAATTCCACTGCTGTCTCCGGGGTCGGCCCGAGGTGCGCAGCCAGGGGGTGGGCCGGTGATGTGCTTCAGTGCCCCCTCGGTGACGATGTCGACCAGTGTGCTGCCCTTTCGGAGCGGATGAGCCACGGTTCGTCGGCGAATCGCAGGCGACCGAGGACAAGTTGTTCGAGAGTGTCGAGCTCGTGGTTCACGATGACGCCCAGCAGATGGCCCTTCGATGCGTACCGGCGATAGATGGTTGGACCGTGGTGGTCGGCTGCACGGGCCCGCGACGATCCCGATTCCCGAGCTCGGATTCGTCCACGACTTCGCGCTGACCGATCGGCACATGGTGTTCGTGCTGGGACCCTTGCTGGTTCGGAATCCCGTCCCGGTTGCACTGGGGTTGCGCCCTTCGACGATGCGTTGTCGTACCGACCGGAACTCGGCACCACCATCGTCCTGGTGTCGCGGGACGGTGGTGACCCGGCGACCTTCGAACACGACGCGCTGTTCCACTTTCACGTCACCAACGCCCACGAGGCCGGCGATCGCACCGTCGTCGAACTCGTCGCGCACGATCCGGCCGGCGGCTGGGAAGGGTAGAACGGTCACCTGCGCAACTATCGGGGGCGATGCCGGACCGGCCTTCGGTGGCACGCTCACTCGGCTGACCGTCGACCGCAGGGCCCGCCGCATCACCGCCACCGCGCTCGACGATCACGGATGCGAATTCCCTCGACTCGACCCGCGGTTCGCCACCACCGAGCATCGCTACAGCTACACCGCGTCGGCATCGGTCCCGGGAGGGGATCCCGACTCGGTCACCATGATCGATCACCGTACGGGCACGACGAACCGGTACACGGCCGAGGCCGGCACCACCGTCTGTGAACCTCTGTTCGCACCGGCAGCGACGCCGAGGGCGGCGGCTGATCGCTGACGCTCGAACACCAGCCTGCGCGCAGGGGCAGCAGGCTTCTCGTCCTGCGCGCCGACCGACCGGGCGACGGACCGGCCGCGGCGGTGATCCTGCAGCACTACGTGCCGATGACCTCCCACGGCGCGTTTCGGCCCGACAGTGGCGCTACCTCCGACCGGCGGTAGGCCGATGGGCATCTCATTTCTGACGGATCTACCGTTGCGGTTCAACCGGTTCCGGCTGGTACCTGAAGCGCCGACGTGTGGCGTAGATCAGCGCGCCCACTGCGATCACGGCCGTACCGGTGAGCACCGATGAGCCGGGCAGCGTGAACGCCAGGGTCAGGCATCCGGCCAGCCCGAGTGAAGCGATGATGCGCCCGCGTCGCCCGCCCGGAAGCGTCCAGGCGGAGGCGTTGGCGACGGCGTAGTAGACCAGCACCCCGAACGACGAGAATCCGATCGCGGCACGGACATCTGCGGTTGCGGCGACGACCGCGACGATCACTCCGACAGCGAGTTCGGCTCGATGTGGCACCGCGAACCGGGGGTGCACCGCGGTCAGCGCGTGTGGCAGATGCCGGTCCCGTGCCATCGCGAAGGTGGTGCGCGACACTCCCAGCACCAAGGCGAGCAGTGAACCCAGAGCGGCAACGACGGCCCCGGCGCGCACCACCGGCTCCAACCACTCGACC
This window of the Rhodococcus pyridinivorans genome carries:
- a CDS encoding MBL fold metallo-hydrolase; protein product: MRTPGGWGEANTGLVVAPGTASLVVDTAWDVAWAQRIAEAQAPLVADAPITDAVNTHSDGDHWWGNDTLPPDARITTSAAALDGMREDLPPRALTVLAGTGSLIRRVPGPIGAAGAYMARVRGGARFPRRTPRMPDTTFATATSLDIGGRTIELEQLGPCHTAGDLVVRVADAGVVFTGDLLFIGSTPILWHGPLDNWLSALDRLLGWDAAVYVPGHGPTCGAAEIRALRDYWLWLRDAAQDHHRAGLTPLETARKLLLTKDFDAWRHWESPERIALSLSTLFDQWNGNPPAPPTVRRRAAAFVTAETLLREGAFEAS
- a CDS encoding carotenoid oxygenase family protein: MSYRPELGTTIVLVSRDGGDPATFEHDALFHFHVTNAHEAGDRTVVELVAHDPAGGWEG
- a CDS encoding FMN-binding glutamate synthase family protein, whose translation is MGRSKMLGIPAAAAAAVGAYDLVQKRHSLLRNFPILGHGRYLLESLGPELRQYITTNNNEERPFNRDQRRWIYASSKNVTNTFGFGSDNDIEYTDGYTIIKHRTFSDLPPSSAPHGGDKVSLPSAKVLGAARGRTRAFRPESFVNISAMSFGSLSGAAVEALNRGAGTAGCLQNTGEGGLTTYHRNGGELIFQIGTGYFGCRDEDGHFDLARLKRVVESAPVRALEIKLSQGAKPGLGGLLPGAKVTPEIAEVRGIPVGKDCVSPSRHTEFHDIDSLLDWVELLAAETGLPVGIKSAVGDTTFWDELTRQMSETDRGVDFVTIDGGEGGTGAAPLVFADAVSLPFRSGFARVYATFAEAGLTDDVTFIGAGKLGLPDNAVVAMALGCDMVNVAREPMFSIGCIQAQKCHTDRCPTGVATQNRWLTRGLDVPTKADRVADYIEALRRDVFKIAQATGVAHPGLITVDDIEIADGNRRAVTLRELYGYRDGWGLPSQADREEITRLMTAEAVTTPGGTEESTATS
- a CDS encoding FdhF/YdeP family oxidoreductase translates to MRNRDRRADYDEGDLEVEDRKKAAAGVTGVAVAVKRSLEQMGLVRSVEALLELNQAEGFDCPSCAWPDPDPGHRKIAEFCENGAKAVAEEGTKRRADPSFFARYSIAELAEHSELWLGKQGRITHPMVKRPGATHYTPIEWDEAFTLIGEQLKSLDSPDQATFYTSGRASNEAAFVYQLFARAFGTNNLPDCSNMCHESTSIALQESIGIGKASVTLDDVHYAELIILQGQNPGTNHPRMLTALEEAKQNGAKILTINPLREAGLVNFRNPQTPRGVLGRGTDLSDLHLSIKVNGDLALLQAFGSLLVEWDALDHDFVQSRTRGFDEWVEHVRDIDWDEVVAATGLSRQQITEAAQMLRRSKATVFCWAMGLTQHRNAVATIKEICNLAFAQGNIGKRGAGLMPVRGHSNVQGDRTMGIWERAPQSFLDAVEKEFGFDPPRENGYDTVDSIKAMRDGKVRFFLGLGGNFVQAAPDTAVTAEAMAGIDMTVHISTKPNRSHLVCGRTALILPTLGRTDKDVQASGPQFVSVEDTTCAVHASRGPLKPPSEHVRSEVAIITGIAEATLGDRYGIDWKAMRDDYANIRSRISRVVPGCEGYEVNVRRPGGFILPHPPRDTRSFETDSGKAEFAVSPVEVVQVPPGHLLLQTMRSHDQFNTTIYGLSDRYRGIEGGRRVVFMHRDDIAALGFDDGDFVDLFTRWDGDDRERCATRFRIVEYDLPRGSAAAYYPETNPLVPLDSTALKSNCPTYKSIVISLTPAGSRDDECPDVLGTAPAGSDWSHKTTPEPKHLS
- a CDS encoding TspO/MBR family protein; amino-acid sequence: MRLSTVLATAAATTTTAIVGSIASQDTDSRWYRKLRKPGFQPPAAAFPIVWTALYADIAVTSAVAIDEYTDADDYAGRRNYIAALATNLVLNASWSWVFFKWHRLMPATVVAALLAASTADLTRRTAEANPAAGAALAPYSAWTAFATLLTGRIAQLNR